A part of Pseudoalteromonas arctica A 37-1-2 genomic DNA contains:
- a CDS encoding alkaline phosphatase D family protein: MITHTANLPILLMGPMVRRAEQTGVCIQFATSKPANCQINLLNVECYSDQHTVSLGDHLYLHFVIIKPIDNKLPVGSLLSYELVIDDTAIDLSPWCYSNQTTPAFVIPNKLSDILHGSCRNAHHPAKDSLVSASHWQNTQRGNNNQGAQLLLLSGDQVYADDVAGPMLLAVHQLIKALGIYKEQPLAIELPADINEQLYNRHLFLPKTPWQKRSKLGVGYWLKKDEPHFSSVKAYNHLIHFEEYIALYLLNFSAAAWQCVEIQNTTYLGQSEQNKTIFNAEKTALIDYAKGLSEVERLFANVSTLMMFDDHDVTDDWNLTAGWEQAINENPSSKRIINNGLISYWLFQGMGNDALDKTGELLTPFKQSRTANNLWQFKAFDKPLNDFSFWHYELTTIPKVVVLDTRTHRWRNEQNFNEPSGLLDWERLTELEESLLSHDQVIIVSPAPVFGVKSIEAIQAMFNICGQPLMVDVENWMAHEGSAKKLLDTFRRTDTPNETLILSGDVHYSFCFSVQKRFGDHPNRIWQLTASGIKNEFPRKLINILDKLDSILYGPKSPLNFFTKRWHMEVDKHQTIGEGQKYLVSDSAISLITLEQGNLARYQLIHGEGHLTEFDLEEQ, from the coding sequence ATGATTACTCACACGGCAAACCTTCCTATTTTACTAATGGGGCCAATGGTGCGCCGTGCAGAGCAAACTGGAGTCTGCATTCAGTTTGCTACCTCCAAACCTGCAAACTGCCAAATAAACTTATTAAATGTTGAGTGTTATAGCGATCAACACACTGTTTCTTTAGGGGATCATTTATACCTGCATTTCGTTATTATAAAGCCAATAGACAACAAACTCCCTGTAGGTAGCTTATTAAGCTATGAACTTGTAATTGACGATACAGCAATCGATTTATCGCCTTGGTGCTATAGCAATCAAACAACGCCTGCATTTGTAATTCCTAATAAACTGAGTGATATTTTGCATGGCTCGTGCCGTAATGCACATCACCCAGCAAAAGACAGCTTAGTGTCTGCAAGTCACTGGCAAAATACTCAGCGCGGTAATAATAACCAAGGCGCACAATTGTTATTACTGAGCGGTGATCAGGTTTATGCCGATGACGTAGCAGGGCCCATGTTATTAGCTGTTCATCAGTTAATTAAAGCCTTAGGTATTTATAAAGAGCAACCACTTGCCATTGAGCTACCCGCCGACATAAATGAGCAACTTTATAATCGCCATTTGTTCTTACCAAAAACGCCTTGGCAAAAACGCTCAAAGTTAGGTGTTGGTTATTGGCTAAAAAAAGACGAACCTCACTTTTCAAGTGTAAAAGCCTACAATCACCTTATCCATTTTGAAGAATACATAGCACTTTATTTATTAAATTTTAGTGCTGCTGCTTGGCAATGCGTTGAGATACAAAACACAACGTATTTAGGTCAAAGCGAGCAAAACAAAACTATTTTTAACGCTGAAAAAACAGCACTGATTGATTATGCAAAAGGCTTAAGTGAAGTAGAGCGGTTGTTTGCCAATGTATCTACATTAATGATGTTTGACGATCATGATGTAACCGATGATTGGAACCTCACCGCTGGGTGGGAGCAAGCTATAAATGAAAATCCAAGTAGTAAACGAATCATTAATAACGGTTTAATTAGTTATTGGCTTTTCCAAGGAATGGGGAACGATGCACTAGATAAAACAGGCGAGCTACTAACACCTTTTAAGCAAAGCCGTACAGCTAATAATTTATGGCAGTTTAAAGCATTTGATAAACCACTAAACGATTTTAGCTTTTGGCATTATGAGTTAACGACAATACCCAAAGTAGTGGTGCTAGATACGCGTACGCACCGCTGGCGAAATGAGCAAAACTTTAACGAGCCATCAGGTCTACTTGATTGGGAACGTCTCACAGAGCTTGAAGAAAGCCTATTAAGCCACGACCAAGTTATTATTGTATCGCCAGCCCCTGTATTTGGTGTTAAATCAATAGAAGCTATTCAAGCCATGTTTAACATATGTGGCCAACCGCTCATGGTTGACGTAGAAAACTGGATGGCGCACGAAGGCTCAGCCAAAAAGCTACTCGATACATTTAGACGAACCGACACCCCAAACGAAACCCTGATTTTATCGGGAGACGTACATTACTCATTTTGCTTTTCGGTGCAAAAGCGTTTTGGCGACCATCCCAATCGAATTTGGCAACTTACCGCCAGCGGTATTAAAAACGAGTTCCCGCGTAAATTAATAAACATACTCGATAAACTAGATTCAATTCTATACGGCCCAAAAAGTCCCTTAAACTTTTTTACTAAACGTTGGCACATGGAAGTAGATAAGCACCAAACCATAGGCGAAGGGCAAAAATACTTAGTAAGCGACTCAGCTATTAGCTTAATAACACTAGAGCAGGGGAATTTAGCCCGCTACCAACTTATACATGGTGAAGGGCATTTAACTGAGTTTGATTTAGAAGAACAGTAA
- a CDS encoding TatD family hydrolase, translated as MIVDSHCHLDRLDFDKLDLNLDQVLDKARAKQIEHFLCVSVTLDQFPSMLDKIKHYDDVSASCGVHPLDQKDALNKQQLIDLASHEKVVAIGETGLDYYYSKDTHAVQQASFVGHIEVANELQKPLIIHTRDARADTINLMREHKAENCGGVLHCFTEDWDMAKKAIDMGFYISISGIVTFKNALELKEVVKQIPLDRLLIETDSPYLAPVPYRGQTNQPAYVEDVAYYISELKGISFNELAKATTENFYSLFKLAAKG; from the coding sequence GTGATTGTAGATTCTCATTGCCATTTAGACCGTCTTGATTTTGATAAATTAGACTTAAACCTTGACCAAGTTCTTGATAAAGCCCGTGCAAAGCAAATAGAGCACTTTTTATGTGTAAGCGTAACGCTTGATCAGTTTCCAAGCATGCTTGATAAAATTAAGCACTACGACGATGTTTCAGCCTCATGTGGTGTACATCCACTTGATCAAAAAGACGCCCTTAATAAACAGCAACTAATCGACTTAGCCTCACACGAAAAAGTCGTCGCTATTGGTGAAACGGGTCTTGATTACTACTATTCAAAAGATACTCACGCAGTGCAGCAAGCCAGTTTTGTTGGGCATATTGAAGTAGCTAACGAATTACAAAAACCGTTAATTATCCATACTCGTGATGCCCGCGCCGACACCATTAATTTAATGCGTGAGCACAAGGCCGAAAACTGCGGTGGTGTACTACATTGCTTTACTGAAGACTGGGATATGGCTAAAAAAGCGATAGACATGGGCTTTTATATATCTATTTCGGGCATTGTTACCTTTAAAAATGCATTAGAGCTAAAAGAAGTAGTAAAACAAATACCGCTAGATAGATTATTAATAGAAACCGACTCGCCTTATTTAGCACCGGTACCGTATCGTGGGCAAACTAATCAGCCAGCATACGTAGAAGACGTTGCTTACTACATTAGCGAACTTAAAGGCATTAGCTTTAATGAACTAGCTAAAGCGACTACCGAGAACTTTTATTCTTTATTTAAATTAGCAGCTAAAGGCTAA
- a CDS encoding PilZ domain-containing protein, whose product MQELLVDIDDLDELYRCYMPYLKKGGLFVRTNMRYEAGHSLALRVTLPDALEDDVVTGKVSWITPQGAQSSNPPGIGISFLDDKTNLNAKIEKLLGTMLNSGDQTYTM is encoded by the coding sequence ATGCAAGAACTACTAGTAGACATAGACGATTTAGACGAGTTATACCGTTGTTATATGCCTTACTTAAAAAAAGGTGGCTTATTTGTACGCACTAATATGCGTTACGAAGCAGGGCATTCATTAGCGCTTAGAGTTACTTTGCCCGATGCATTAGAAGATGACGTAGTAACAGGTAAGGTGTCGTGGATCACGCCACAAGGCGCACAGAGCTCTAACCCTCCAGGTATTGGTATTAGTTTTTTAGATGATAAAACAAACCTAAACGCTAAAATCGAAAAGCTGCTTGGGACTATGTTAAACTCAGGCGATCAAACATATACCATGTAG